The genomic stretch GCCGGTAGGACGTGAGAGCCCGATGGGAAGGATCACCGGCCATGCGCACAGGCCCCCTGCGACCGAGAAGCCCGTCCCGGACCCGTTCGGTGGCCATGGCGGTGGCCGGAATCCTGGTCGCCGCCCTGAGCGCGGTCTCGCTCGTGTCGTGCGGTTCGGACGACGACGACAGCGGCGACACCGCGGCCACCAGGACCCGTACGGCTCCCAACACCGCGGACTTCTCCGGCACCGCGCCGACCGCACTGGAGTCGCTGGCCGAGTCGGTCAAGGCGTCCCTGTCCGCGGTGGCCTCGTCCGTCTCGGCGCGCGCCTCGGAGTTCGAGGCCTCCGTCTCCGCCGAGGTGGCCCGCGCCAACGCCGCCGCGCAGGAGCAGTTGAAGGACGTCGAGGGGCGCGGCAACGCCACGGCCGACGTCTCCCTCACCGGAAAGCCCCGGGCGGACACCGGCGGACTGCTCGCCGTGGTCGTCAACATCACCAACAGCACGGACCAGACCGCCTCCTACGCCGTGCAGGTCGACTTCAGCGACTCCGACGGCAACGTCGTGGAGACCCGTTACGTCGGCGCGGAGGACCTGGAGCCCGGGGAGCGGGCCCAGCCCCTCGCCATCAGCCGCAAGCCTCCCGAGCCGAAGCTGACGGCGGCGATCGCCAAGGCGCAGCGCTACTGAAGCGCGTCCGAGATCGACTTCACCCCGCCGTGCGCGGTGAGGCCGCCGTCGACCGGGATCTCGGCGCCGGTGATGAAGGAGGCCGCGTCGGAGAGCAGGAACACCACCACAGCGGCCACCTCGTCCACCGTGCCGGTCCGGCCGAGCGGTGTCTCCCGCAGGTTCGCCGCGCGGAAGGCCGGGGCGGCGGAGGCGGTCATGTCCGTCTCGATGAACCCGGGGTGGACGGTGTTCACCCGGATGCCGCGCGGCCCCAGCTCCGTCGCCGCCGCCTTCGACAGCCCGCGCAGCGCCCATTTGCTCGCCGTGTACGCCACCGGGTAGTGCCCGGTGAGCGCGGCCGAGGAGCCGACGTTCACGATCGACGCGCCGGACGGCATCAGCCGAGCGAGGTGCTGGATGCCGAGGAGTGGGCCGGTGACGTTGACCGCGTGGACCCGGGCGAAGTCCTCGGGGCGTACGGCGTCCAGGCGGGCCCGCCAGGTGATTCCGGCGTTGTTGACCAGCCCGTGGACCTGGCCGTACGACTCCGCCAGTGCCGCGGCCAGTCGCGCCCACTCCTCCGCGCTGGTGACGTCGAGGCGGCGGCAGTCGCCGGCGGGCTCCAGGTCCGTGGCGACGACCCGGGCGCCGGCCCGGGTCAGGGCGTCGGCTTCGGCGGCGCCCTGGCCGCGCGCGGCGCCGGTCACCACGACGACCTTGCCGTGCAGTCCGGTCATGGCCGCTCCCGGCGGCGGAGCCGGGCGGTCGGCAGCGGCACCGGATCGGCGCCGGCGACGACCGTGTTCGAGACGGTCCCGATGCCCTCGACGGTGAGCGTGACGGTGTCCCCGGGCTTAAGCGGCGGCGGTGACTGCTCGCCCCGCACGCCCCACAATTCCGCCAGGCAGCCGCCGTTGCCGCAGGTGCCCGAGCCGAGGACGTCACCCGGCCGGACGAGGGTGCCCCGCGAGGCGTAGGCGGCCATCTCCTCGAAGGTCCAGCTCATGTTGGACAGCAGATCCTCGCCGACGACCTCGCCGTTCACGGCGGCGGTCAGGGCCAGCCGAAGGAACCCGTCGCCGTCCCGGTACGGCTCCAGTTCATCGGCGGTGACCAGGTACGGCCCCAGCGTGGCGGCCGTGTCCTTGCCCTTGCAGGGGCCGAGCCGGACCTGCATCTCCCGGGACTGGAGATCGCGTGCGGACCAGTCGTTGAGGATCGTGTAGCCGACGATGTGGTCGCGGGCCCGCTCCGGGGTGAGGTCACGGCCCTCCCGGCCGATGACGGCGGCGACTTCGAGCTCGAAGTCCAGCAGCGACGATCCCGGCGGCACGGGCACGTCGTCGTACGGGCCGATCACCGCGTACGGGTTGGTGAAGTAGAACGTCGGCGCGTCGTACCAGGCCTCGGGCACCCCTCCGACGCCGTCCACGGACCGTCGTACGCCTTCGACGTGTTCCTCGAAGGTGACGAAGTCCCGCAGGGTGGCGGGCTCCAGGGGCGCCAGCAGGCGTACGTCCGCCAGGGGCACGGGAGGGCCCACCGGCCGTGTCCCGTACGCCGCTTGCACCGGTGAGGTTCCCTCGGGCAGGGCGCGCACGGTGTCGTCCTCGACGATGCCGTGGCAGCGGCGGCCCTCGTGCAGATAGGTGGCTATGCGCATGCGGGCCTCACACCGGCGGGGCGACGAAGCAGCCGCGGTCGACGTCGTTGAAGGACTCCTTGGCGACCAGTTCGTTCATCGGGTTCGCGGTGCCCCACTGGTCGGTGACCTCGGGCTGCGAGAAGTCGTAGACGTGCGGATGCCAGGTGTCCTCGTCCAGTTCCTCCAACTCGGTCGTGTACTCGACGGTGTTGCCGTGCGGGTCGAGGAAGTAGGTGAAGGTGTTGTCGCCCGCCATGTGCCGTCCCGGCCCCCAGACCTTCCGGAAGCCGGCGCGCATCACCCGGCCCGAGCCGCGCATGTACTCGTCCAGGCCGCGCATCTCGAAGGAGACGTGGTGCAGGGAGGTGTGCGGACCTTGGGCGATGGCCATGGAATGGTGCTGGTTGCTGATCCGCAGGAAGTGCATGACCTCGCCCATGTGCGGTGAGCTGAGCGTGTCGGAGAGCCGGAAGCCGAGGTGACGCTCGTACCACTCCCGAGTCCGGTTGAGATCCGGGGAGTTGAGGACCACGTGCGACAGCTTGACCGGGATCGACTCCTTCTCCTCGATCCTGCGGTGCTGTCGCACCTCCACCTCGGCGGAGACCTCGACGGAGCGTCCGTCGACGTCGAAGAAGCGGAAGCCGTAACCGCCGCCGGGGGTGTCGACCTTGCCCGGCCGGGAGATCAACTCGACTCCGCCCGCGAGCAGTCGCTCGGCGAGCGTGTCCACGTCGGCCGGGCTCGCGGCGCCGTAGGAGACGAGGTCGAGGCGCTTCTCCTCGGCCCTGCGCAGGCGGACGACGTACTGCTCGGGCGAGCCCTCGGCGGCGAGGAAGGAGATGCCGGAGTCCTCGGCGACCTTGGTCAGGCCCCAGACGCCGGCGTAGAAGTCGAGCTGCTTGTCGTAGTCGGGCACGGCGAGGTCGACGTGCCGCAGATGGGTGAGCAGGCGCATGGTGTCACTCCTTGGGGAGCAGGGCAGCGGCGTTGCCGCCTCGTACGGCGTGGAAGTCGGCGTCGGACAGGTGCGCGGCGCGCAGGGCGCCGAGCGGGTCCTCGGTGCCCATGTCGAAGGGGAAGTCGGAGCCGAGCAGCACCCGGTCCGGGCCCGCCGCCCGCACCAGCTCCCGCAGGGTGTGCGGGTCGTGGACGAGGGAGTCGAAGTACAGCTGCCGCAGATAGCTGCTGGGCTCGCGCCCGCAGCCGCGGGCGTCGGGGCGGACCCGCCAGGCGTGGTCCGAGCGGCCGATGTGGGTGGGGAGATAGCCGCCCCCGTGCGCGGCGATCAGCTTCAGCCCCGGGTACCGGTCCAGGACCCCGGAGAAGATCAGATGGGAGAGCGCGACGGCGTTCTCGGTGGGCTGGCCGACGGTGTTGGACAGGTACCAGCGGTTCAGCCGCTCGTCGAGGGTGCAGCCGAAGGGGTGCAGGAAGAGAAGCGCCCCCGTCTTCTCGGCGCGCGCCCACAGTGGCTCGTACGCCGGGTCCGACAGCTCCCGTCCGGGTGCGTGGCTGGAGATCTCCACGCCCAACAGGCCCTGCTCCAGGGCATGTTCAAGGGCGGGTACGACGAGCTTGGGGTGTTGGAGCGGGACGAGTCCGAGTCCGTACAGCCGCTCGGGTGCGTGGGCGCAGTGCGCGGCGGTGGCCTCGTTCGCGAGCCGGGAGATCTTCTCGGCCGTCTCCTCGTCGGTCCAGGGGTGGTAGTGCGACGGGGAGGGGCTGACGAGCTGGATGTCGACGCCCTGGGCGTCCATCGCGGTCAGGCGGGCGGTGACGTCGGTCAGGTGTGGGATGCGGGCGCCGACCATGGGCCCGTTGACGGCGAGGGCCATGGGGCCGTTGCGGCGGGCGTCGAGTTCCTTGGCCTGGGCATGTCCGGGCAGTCCGGCGACGAGGGCGTCGACTTCGGGCAGCAGGACGTGCGCGTGCACATCAACCGTGGGTGTCGTCACGGCAGTTCCTTCAGCGCGGCCATGGTGGTGCCCATCAGCCCGGGGAGGTCGCCTCGTACGCCGTCGAGCTGCCACTGCCCGATCCGCACGGACGCCTCGACGACCGTGCGGACTCGTTCGATGCGCCGCTCGTGGTAGCGGGTGAGGAGTTCGTCGTCCCAGTCCGCGGCGCCGGTGAGGAGCTGGGCCAGCACCCAGGCGTCCTCCAGGGCCATCGCGGCGCCCTGGGCCAGGGTGGGCGGGCAGCAGTGGGCGGCGTCGCCGACGAGGACGACGCGGCCCCGGTGCCAGGAGCCCTCGACGAGGAGTTGGTCGAACCAGGTGTAGTTGACCTGCGCCGGGTCGGTGATCGAGGCGCGGATCTCGTCCCAGGCGCCGCCGTAGCCCTCGGCCAGCCGGGACATCTCCCGCGCGTAGTTCTCGGGCGGAATGGCGGCGCGGTCGCGGTGGGGTTCGACGAGGTAGGCGTAGAGGGTGTCCGGTCCTGTGGGGGTGTATCCGGCGATGTGGCAGGGGCCGCCGTGGGCGAGGTCGGTGCGGGTCACTTCGGCGGGGCGGGGTGCCTGGACGCGCCAGATGGCCATGCCGGTGGGGGTGGGTCTGTCGTCGATGCCGACGGCCGCGCGGGTCGTGGAGTTCAGGCCGTCGGCGGCCACGACCAGGTCGTAGCGGTGCTCGGTGCCGTCGCTGAGGCGGACGGTGACGCCGGTGCCGTCCTGGGTGATGCTCTCGGCGGTGGTGCCGAGGCGGACGCGGGCACCCGAGGCGCGCACGGCGTCGGTGAGGATGCGCTGGAGGACCGGCCGCTGCATGCCGAGGGTGGCGGGGAGGTCGTCGCCGCCGGTGCGGAGGTCCTCGTTGATGTGCAGGACGGTGCCGTCGGGGGCGGTCAGGCCGACGGAGTCGAAGCAGAAGCCATGGGCGCGGATCTCCTCCCAGACGCCGATCTCACGCAGCACGCGCAGGGCGTTGCCCTGGAGGGTGATGCCGGAGCCGCGCACGTTCCAGTCGTCCTTCGCCTCGACGAGGTCCACGGCGATGCCCGCGCGGCGGAGCAGGACGGTCAGGGCGTTGCCGGACGTTCCGCCTCCGACGACGAGGACGGTCTTCTCTCTTCCCATGGCCAACTCCTTCGTTGGACGGGTCACTTGACTGCGACGGGGTTGACGGGGGAGCCGACGGCTCCGGTGATGGGCAGGGGTGCCGCGGTGAGCCAGAACTCGTGGACGCCGTCGTGCGCGCAGTCCTCGGCGAGCGCGTCAGGGTCCCACATCTCGCCGATGAGCAGGCCCATGTTGGGGATGGCGACCTGGTGCAGCGGCTGGAAGGCGTGCTCGAACTCGTTGGGCCGTACCTCGAAGCCCCAGGTGTCGGTGGCGACGGCCGCGATCTCGGTGCGGTGCAGCCAGCCGGCCGTGGTGAAGGACAGGCCGGGGGCGGCGCCGCCCGCGTAGTCGCCCCAGCCCTCGCGGCGGGCGCGGGTGAGCTGCCCGGTGCGAACGACGACCAGGTCGCCGCGGCCGACGGTGACGCCGTGCGCCTCGGCGGTCGCGGTGAGGTGCTCCTCGGTGATGGCGAAACCGTCGGGCAACTCGCCGTCGGTGCCGAGCACTCGGCCCACATCGAGGAGCACGCCCCGTCCGGCGACGTACGGCGCCATGTGCTCGATGCCGGTGACGAGATCACCGTCGGAGGTGACGACCTGCTCGGCGGCGCGGCCGTTCCAGGCCCTGCCGTGGTCGAAGATGTGCCCGAGGCCGTCCCACTGGGTGGAGCACTGGAGCGGCATGGCGATCACGTCGTCGGCGCCGCCGATGCCGTGCGGGAAGCCCTGGTTGCCGAGGGCCGCGTCTGTGCCGGTGTCCAGCATGGTGTGCACGGGGTTGGTGCGGCGCCGCCAGCCCTTCTGCGGGCCGTCCATGTCGAAGCGCTGCGCCAGCGAGAAGCTCACGCCGCGCCGGACGAGTGCGGCGCCCTCGCGGCGCTTGGCCGCGTCAAGGAAGTTGAGGGTGCCGAGGACGTCGTCCGCACCCCAACGCCCCCAGTTGGAGTACGCCTTGGCCGCCTCGGCGACGGCGCCCTCGGGGTCGTGGCGGTTCACGCGGACTCCCCCACACAGCGGGTGCGCTGGACGCCGAGACCGGTGATGGACCCCTCCATGACGTCGCCGTCGCGCAGCAGCCGCCCCCAGTGCATGCCGTTACCGGCCGGACTGCCCGTCAGCACCAGGTCCCCGGGCAGGAGTTGGGCGGCCTGGGAGGCGTACGACACCATGCGGGCGACGCCGAAGATCATGTCCTTGGTGGACTCGTCCTGCATGGTCTCGCCGTTGAGCTTCAGCGTGACGCGCAGTTCGCCGGGGTCCGTGACCGATTCGGCCGGGACGATCCAGGGGCCGAGCGGGGTGAAGCCGGGCGCGTTCTTGCTGCGCAGCCAGTCGGTGCCGATGGCCTTCATGTCCCGGCGGAAGACGGTGGCCCGGTCGGTGAGGTCGTTGGCGATGGTGTACCCGGCGATGTGGTCCAGGGCTTCCTCGACGGGGACCCGGTAAGCGGGCCTGCCGATCACCGCCGCCAACTCCAGTTCCCAGTCGGGCTGTTCGGCCCAGGCGGGCAGGAGGACATCGTCGTAGGGACCGGTGATCGCACTCGGCAGGCCGATGAAGACGTACGGCAGGTCCTCGGCGGCGCGCCGGTCCATGATCGCGGCGATCTCGGTCCGGGCCTCCTCCACCGTGCGCGGATCGTCGGGCGCGCGATGGGCGACCTCCAGATCGATGACGTGCTGCCGGTAGTTGGCGCCGGACTGGAAGACCTGGCGGGGCTCGACGGGGGCGTGCACGGTCAGACCGTCGAGGGGCTGCCAGGCGGCTTCCGGGTCGGCCGCCAGGGCGCGCAGGCGGGGCTGCACCTCGTCCCAGCGCTCGAACACCGCGCGGGCCGTCAGCGCGGGGTCGCCGAGGGCGGTGCGCAGGTCCGCGGCACGCTGCTCAGGAGTCACCAGGGCGGGGAAAGGGGCCTGGCCAGGGGCGGAGAGGGTACCGAGGGCGAAGGGCGCGGAAGGGGCTGCGGGTTTCACTGGCGTGTCCTCCTGGTTGCGGTGCGACTAATCTGGCTCCGCATCCCGCAATCTGGGAAATCGATTCTTATGATGAGGATCATCCATCGTGTGAATAGTGCCGTGGCAGGCTTGCGCGGCCCGTGTTCCGGAGGCAGCAGTGCATCTGTCCGGCCTGGACCTCAATCTCGTGCTGTCCCTGCGTGCCCTGCTGGAGGAGCGCAACGTCACCCGGGCCGGTCAGCGCATCGGGCTCAGCCAGCCCGCGATGAGCGCGGCCCTGGCCCGGCTGCGCCGGCACTTCGACGACGAACTGCTCTCCCGCGTCGGCGGACAGTACGAACTGACCGCGCTCGGCCGGGCCCTGCTGGACCGCACCGCCACCGCCTGCGATCTCCTGGAGCGGGTCTTCAGCAGCCGGGCGGACTTCGTGCCGGGCACCGAGCGGCACGAGTTCACCCTGCTCTCCTCCGACTACGCGGTCGCGGTGTTCGGCGCCGAACTCGCCCGTACCGTGCACGCCGAGGCCCCCGGGGTACGGCTGCGCTTCCGGCGGACGCCGGCCGATGTGACGGAGGAGTCCGGGACGGTGCTCAGCACGGCCGACGGGCTGCTGATGCCGCACGGCATCATCAGCGGCTTCCCCGCCGTCGACCTGTTCGCCGACCGCTGGGCCTTCCTGGTCGCCGACTCCAACGACGAGGTCGGCGACCGGCTCACCATGGCGGACCTGGCCCGGCTGCCCTGGGTCATCTACCAGCGCACCTACGACGCGCCCGCCGCGCGGCAGTTGAGCATGCTCGGCATCGATCCGCAGGTCGAGGTGTCCGTCGACAGCTTCCAGGTGCTGCCCTTCCTGGTCGCCGGCACCCGCCGGATCGCGCTCGTGCAGCGCCGCCTCGCCGATCTGCTGCACGGTGTGGCCGCGGTGCGGGTCATGGATCCGCCGTACGAGGTGGTGCCGGTGCAGGAGGCGCTGTGGTGGCATCCGGTGCACACCCATGACGCGGCGCACATCTGGCTGCGGGAGACGGCGGCGCGGGTGGGGGCGGGGCTGGCGAGTTGACGCCCGCCGGCGAGGCGAGGGCATCCAGGGGATGAATGATCGCCATCCTCGATCGCGGTCGGACGGGGGCTGGGCAGCACCTTGCGGGTGACCGATAGTCGTCTCCACCAGGCGCCCGGAGCCGCATCGCTCAGCGGTCCCGCTCACCGCGTGCGCTCTGGGCTTCCCGCCCCCTTCCGCCAGGTGGAGTTCCCGCATGCCCACACCCGAGAGCGTCCCCGGCCACCGTTCACGCCTCGCGCTGCTGATGGCCGGCAGCTGTCTGCCGATCCTCGGCGCCGTGCTCATCGCCCCGGTCCTGCCGAAGATGCGTGACCACTTCGAGGGCGTCCCCGGCGCCGATGCCCTGGTCCCCATGGCGCTGACCGTCCCCGCGCTGTCGCTCGCGCTGCTGGCCCCCTTCGCCGGGGTCGTCGTCGACCGGCTCGGCCGCAAACGCCTCCTGGTCGTCGCCACCGTGCTGTACGCCTTCCTCGGCACGGCCCCGCTGTGGCTGGACTCGCTCGGCGCGATCGTCGTCGGCCGGGCGCTGGTCGGGGTGGTCGAGGCGGCCATCATGACCTGCTGCACCACGCTGATCGGCGACTACTACTCGGGGCGGCAGCGCGACCGCTACCTCGCCCTCCAGACGATGTGCGCGTCGATCTCGGCGACGGCGTTCTTCGTGCTGGGCGGCGCGGCCGGAGCGGCGGGCTGGCGCGCGCCGTTCTGGGCGTACGCCGTCACCCTGCTGCTCGCGCCCGCGATGGCCGTCCTCCTGCCGCGGCCGAGCGCCGAGCGCCCGCGGGACCAGGAGGCACCGGTGCGACGGCCCTTCCCCTGGCGCCCACTGGCCGGGACCTGCGCGCTGACCGTCTTCGGTGCCGTTCTCTTCTACACGGTCCAGGTCGAAATGGCGTTCCTGCTGGACGACATGGGCGTCGACGACTCGGCCGCCATCGGGCTCGCCATCGCCGCGTCCAGTGCGGCGACCGTCGTGGGCGCCGTTGTCTTCGCCAAGTCCGGCCGCGCACCGGAGACTTGGCTGCCGGGTGTCTTCGCGGTGTGCGCCCTGGGCTTCGCGGTGCTCTGGCTGGCGCCGAACCCGCTCGTCCTGACCTTGGGTGCCGTCATCAACTGCTTCGGCGGCGGCATCATGCTGCCGAGCCTGCTGACCCTCGCCATGTCCCGGCTCGACCACTCCGACCGGGGCCGCGGCACCGGCCTGTGGACCGGCTCCTTCTTCATCGGCCAGTTCCTCTGCCCGCTGGTGGTGCTGGCCCTGACCGCCGCCGCAGGCACCCTGGCCGACGCGATGGGCGTCCTCGCGGCCGCCGGGGCGCTCGGGGCGGCCGGGCTCGGACTCGCGGCCCGACGGCGTCGGCCGGTGGCCGCTCCGGCGCCGGTCAGTGGTCGACCGTGACCACGATCTTGCCGACCTGACGGCCCGCCTCCAGCCAGCGGTGCGCCTCGACGATCTCGTCCAGCGCGAAGACCCGGTCGACGACCGGGGTGAAGGCGCCGTCGCGCAGCCCGGAGGCGACGAACGCCTCGGCCCTGCGCAGCCGTCGCGGGTCCCGGGTCGTCTCGTGGACCGTGTAGGAGCGCATGTTCAGTGCGGGCAGGCCGAGGTCGACCCCGGGGTACGGGGTCGCCTCGCCGCTGAGGGCGCCGTAGACGAAGAGGGTCCCGTCGGGGGCCACCACCCGGGCCAGGTCCAGGACGCCGGGTCCGGCCACGGCGTCCAGGACGAACTCGGCGCCCCGGCCGCAGGTGACGGCGAGCACCCGTTGGACGACGTCCTCCTCCCCGGTGACGATCACCTCGGACGCGCCCGCCTTCAGCAGCGCCTCACGCTTGGCCGGGGTGCGGGTCGTCGCGACCGGTACCGCGCCCACGCGGCGGGCGACCTGGATCGCCGCCAGGCCGACGCTGCTGGCGGCGGCGGTGAGCACGACCGTGTCCCCGGGCCGCGCCCGGCCGACCTCGACGAGTGCGCCGTACGCCGTCAGATACGCCATCCACACGGCGGCGCCTTCGACCGGGCCGAGCCCTGCCGGGCGGTGCACGACCGCTGCGGCGGGGACGATCGCGCGCTCGGCGTAGACGCTGTGGTCGTTCATCGAGAAGGCGGGCAGCACGCTCACCGGCGCACCGGGCTCGAACCCCGTCACGCCCGGGCCGAGCGCCTCGACGACTCCGGCGGCCTCCGCGCCGAGCCCGGCCGGGAAGGACCGGACCGGCTCTATGTAGTGGCCCGCGCGGAACAATGCCTCGGCGCGGTTCAGGCCGATCGCGTCGATGCGCACCAGCAGCTCTCCGGGACCGGGGTTCTTCAGGTCCACGCCCTCCAGACGCAGCACCTCGGGCCCACCGAGCTCATGGAACCGGACCGCCTTGACCATCCCAACTCCCCCGTCCGACAACATGGTTCACCGGCCACCCACTCAAACCGAAAGTACGACAGGTGTCAAACTTTGATGGACACCGAACTTCGGTGACCTACGATGACGCGATGACGGCGACACGACGAGGCGGGCGGGAGCGGATTCCCGCACATCCGGACATCCGGACGGTCAGCCTCCAGCAGGTACTGGAGGCGCTGGTCGATCCCGTACGACGGCGGATCGTCGCCGAGCTGTACACCGGCGGCGAGGACCTCGCCTGCGGCACCTTCGATCTGCCGGTCAGCAAGTCGACGGCCACGCACCACTTCCACGTCCTGCGCGAGGCGGGACTGATCCGGCAGTACTACGTCGGCACGTCCCGGATGAACGCCCTGCGCCGCGAGGACATCGACGGCGCCTTCCCGGGCCTGTTGCGGGCTCTGCTCCCCCAGCCCCCCGAGTGATACATATGATCGGGGTTCTTCACTGAACCTTCACAAGGGGGGACTTCGTCATGCGTATACGCATGCTCATCGGGGCGGCCGCCGCCGCGGGCACGCTGGGCGCGCTCGCCGCCGTACCGGCCCAGGCCACCGAGTACAGCTCGGCCCTGAAGATCCGCGGCGTGCAGTACGACGCCCCGGGCAGCGACTCCAACAACTGCACGACCGGCAACAGCAAGGCCGAGTACCTGGAGATCAAGAACTACTCGTCCAGCAAGACGGTCAACCTGAAGGGTTACCTCGTCAAGGACGCCGCCGGGAACAAGTTCACGTTCACCGCGAACCACTATCTCCAGCCCGGTGACCAGATCAAGCTGCGCGGCGGCCACGGCACCGACTCCGACGCGAACAACGTCGTCTACCGCGACAACTGCAACTTCATCTGGAACAACGACAAGGACTCGATCTACCTGTACAAGCCCACGGGGGCGGGTGCCGACTCGCACAAGTACACCAAGAGCGGCTCGGACCCGGACGGCAACGGCTACATCAAGTACCACGGCTGACGGACGTGCTCAGGGCCCGCCCCAATGCGGATGGTGGGCGGGCCCTGCGCACCGGCCATTGTCACGACCGCGAGCCGGACCGGACCACGTGTGAACGGCGGTCGTCCGGAGCGGTCCGCGCACACCCCGTGTGCGGACCCCGGTGACGGATGAGGGCGCAGAGACGCTGATACTGGTACAAGCCTCTGCCCCCGTCGCCCCCAGGACTCATGCCAAGCAAGCCGACCGTCCGCCCCACCACTCCCCCCACGATCTGGCTGGCCCACGGCCGGCACACGGGCTCCTCCGCCGCCGAGGAGGTGATCCGGCGGTGTCTGCGGCGGCACAAGGACGACGGCCTCGTCGACGACTTCACGGAACCGGCCGAGGAGCGGCGCGCCGACGCGCTGGTCTTCGAGGCCCGCTGGCGGGTCGAGGACACGGTGACCGTACGGGCCCGGGTGACCCTCTCGGACGCGGGAGCCTGGGTGCTGGCGGCCGAGGCCGAGCGCCCCTGGGATCCCCGCTGGCCCTCGCCCGCCACGCTGTTCTGGCCGTCGGATCCGGACACCGGCTGGGACCACGACCCGGTCACGGGTGGACGGATGCGCGGCCTCAATCCCCTCCCGGACGACGAGGAGGCCGCACGGCGCCTGCTCAAGGGCGCCGCCGGTGACGGCTGGGCCGTCCATGTCGTCCTCCACGAGGCGATGACCCCGGACCAGCGCGGGCGGACGCCGCTCGCGGGGATGCTGCCGCCGGGTCTGCGGCACCGTGTGGTCGAGCATCGCGCGGCCCCGCACCAGCTGCGCTGGGTGAACTGGGCGCTGCGGGCCACCGGTGTGGAGGTGCCGCGGGGCGGCGCCGTGGTGCTGCCCGGCTCCCCGGCCCCGGCGGACTACGACGCGGCCGGGTTCGCCGTGCGCAGCGTCTTCCTGGACGGCTCCG from Streptomyces davaonensis JCM 4913 encodes the following:
- a CDS encoding MFS transporter, with translation MPTPESVPGHRSRLALLMAGSCLPILGAVLIAPVLPKMRDHFEGVPGADALVPMALTVPALSLALLAPFAGVVVDRLGRKRLLVVATVLYAFLGTAPLWLDSLGAIVVGRALVGVVEAAIMTCCTTLIGDYYSGRQRDRYLALQTMCASISATAFFVLGGAAGAAGWRAPFWAYAVTLLLAPAMAVLLPRPSAERPRDQEAPVRRPFPWRPLAGTCALTVFGAVLFYTVQVEMAFLLDDMGVDDSAAIGLAIAASSAATVVGAVVFAKSGRAPETWLPGVFAVCALGFAVLWLAPNPLVLTLGAVINCFGGGIMLPSLLTLAMSRLDHSDRGRGTGLWTGSFFIGQFLCPLVVLALTAAAGTLADAMGVLAAAGALGAAGLGLAARRRRPVAAPAPVSGRP
- a CDS encoding zinc-dependent alcohol dehydrogenase family protein yields the protein MVKAVRFHELGGPEVLRLEGVDLKNPGPGELLVRIDAIGLNRAEALFRAGHYIEPVRSFPAGLGAEAAGVVEALGPGVTGFEPGAPVSVLPAFSMNDHSVYAERAIVPAAAVVHRPAGLGPVEGAAVWMAYLTAYGALVEVGRARPGDTVVLTAAASSVGLAAIQVARRVGAVPVATTRTPAKREALLKAGASEVIVTGEEDVVQRVLAVTCGRGAEFVLDAVAGPGVLDLARVVAPDGTLFVYGALSGEATPYPGVDLGLPALNMRSYTVHETTRDPRRLRRAEAFVASGLRDGAFTPVVDRVFALDEIVEAHRWLEAGRQVGKIVVTVDH
- a CDS encoding ArsR/SmtB family transcription factor, whose protein sequence is MTATRRGGRERIPAHPDIRTVSLQQVLEALVDPVRRRIVAELYTGGEDLACGTFDLPVSKSTATHHFHVLREAGLIRQYYVGTSRMNALRREDIDGAFPGLLRALLPQPPE
- a CDS encoding lamin tail domain-containing protein: MRIRMLIGAAAAAGTLGALAAVPAQATEYSSALKIRGVQYDAPGSDSNNCTTGNSKAEYLEIKNYSSSKTVNLKGYLVKDAAGNKFTFTANHYLQPGDQIKLRGGHGTDSDANNVVYRDNCNFIWNNDKDSIYLYKPTGAGADSHKYTKSGSDPDGNGYIKYHG